In one window of Micromonospora cathayae DNA:
- a CDS encoding NAD(P)/FAD-dependent oxidoreductase, which translates to MPHYRHEVYWQTTEAAEPQDALTGDVDCDVAIVGAGFTGMWTAYGLKKARPDLDIHLLDADLAGGAASGTADGFVTPTLGKDLDQLIRVYGEQAAAKASATVGRSILEIGRFCRREKVDAEYEANDYLMVALNDGQLARLEHDRKLALRLGSETKIMDAAEAREYVDSPQIRGAVRVGGALVNPFKLARGLARTLRGMGVTIHERSPVLRVDQTGTAGGPHTVVTAAGQVRAPQVVLATSASQYTFPEFRRTVLPMWSYVLISEPLTEEQLGRVHWPGREGIVEAKTFLHCARFTADNRLMWAGGRAYYYPRSPFDRAHHDNEAIYRELTGSFGRFFPAWRDDVRFSFAYGGVIDITRDMMPHFGTLRPGLHYGYGYCGNGIAATHTGGRILRDLVLGESTDYSTLALVDAPRPTFPPEPISFAGYQVLSRVYEWKDKRP; encoded by the coding sequence GTGCCGCACTACCGACACGAGGTCTACTGGCAGACCACCGAGGCCGCCGAGCCGCAGGACGCCCTCACCGGGGACGTGGACTGTGACGTCGCGATCGTCGGCGCCGGGTTCACCGGCATGTGGACGGCGTACGGGTTGAAGAAGGCCCGACCGGACCTGGACATCCATCTGCTCGACGCGGATCTCGCCGGGGGCGCCGCCTCCGGCACCGCCGACGGTTTCGTCACCCCCACCCTCGGCAAGGACCTGGACCAGCTGATCCGGGTGTACGGCGAGCAGGCGGCGGCGAAGGCGTCGGCCACGGTCGGCCGGTCCATCCTGGAGATCGGCCGGTTCTGCCGCCGGGAGAAGGTCGACGCCGAGTACGAGGCGAACGACTACCTGATGGTGGCGCTCAACGACGGGCAGCTCGCCCGGCTGGAGCACGACCGGAAGCTGGCCCTGCGGCTGGGCAGCGAAACCAAGATCATGGACGCGGCGGAGGCCCGCGAGTACGTCGACTCCCCGCAGATCAGGGGGGCCGTCCGGGTCGGCGGGGCGCTGGTCAACCCGTTCAAGCTGGCCCGGGGCCTGGCCCGGACGCTGCGCGGGATGGGCGTCACCATCCACGAGCGCTCCCCGGTGCTGCGGGTCGACCAGACCGGTACGGCCGGCGGCCCGCACACGGTCGTCACCGCCGCCGGGCAGGTCCGCGCCCCGCAGGTGGTCCTCGCCACCAGCGCGTCGCAGTACACCTTCCCGGAGTTCCGGCGGACCGTGCTGCCGATGTGGAGCTACGTGCTGATCAGCGAGCCGCTCACCGAGGAGCAGCTCGGCCGGGTGCACTGGCCCGGCCGGGAGGGCATCGTCGAGGCGAAGACGTTCCTGCACTGTGCCCGGTTCACCGCCGACAACCGGCTGATGTGGGCCGGTGGGCGGGCGTACTACTACCCGCGCAGCCCGTTCGACCGGGCCCACCACGACAACGAGGCGATCTACCGGGAGCTGACCGGGTCGTTCGGCCGGTTCTTCCCGGCCTGGCGGGACGACGTGCGGTTCAGCTTCGCCTACGGCGGGGTCATCGACATCACCCGGGACATGATGCCGCACTTCGGCACGCTCCGCCCCGGCCTGCACTACGGGTACGGGTACTGCGGCAACGGTATCGCCGCCACCCACACCGGCGGCCGGATCCTGCGCGACCTGGTGCTCGGCGAGTCCACCGACTACTCGACGCTGGCCCTGGTCGACGCGCCCCGGCCCACCTTCCCGCCGGAACCGATCAGCTTCGCCGGGTACCAGGTGCTGTCCCGGGTGTACGAGTGGAAGGACAAGCGCCCGTGA
- a CDS encoding SAM-dependent methyltransferase — protein sequence MSVHAPEASAPSTAVGADTGRYDGASMDAIQQHYDLSNDFYALWLGSSMAYSCALWDGPDDDLDTAQLRKFDYLIEGARATGARRVLDVGCGWGGLMDRLVGTHRVGHAVGLTLSDQQADWVRRHSPAAVEVHVQNWLDHTPDEPYDAIISIGAFEHFARDGLTRPARIAAYREFFARARGWLPAGARIAVQTNVKGNNVRMDRQTVRDLLFIMQRVFTESEIPDLAEVIQGSERIFDVVSVRNDPDHYARTCAEWLAGLRRHRDQALALVGEEQVADYERYLSSTVGHFERRHLGLARLVFEAI from the coding sequence GTGTCCGTCCACGCACCCGAGGCCAGCGCCCCGTCGACGGCGGTCGGTGCCGACACCGGCCGCTACGACGGGGCGTCCATGGACGCCATCCAGCAGCACTACGACCTCTCCAACGACTTCTACGCCCTGTGGCTCGGCAGCTCGATGGCGTACAGCTGCGCGCTGTGGGACGGGCCCGACGACGATCTCGACACCGCCCAGCTGCGCAAGTTCGACTACCTCATCGAGGGGGCGCGGGCCACCGGCGCGCGCCGGGTGCTCGACGTCGGCTGCGGCTGGGGCGGCCTGATGGACCGCCTGGTGGGCACGCACCGGGTGGGCCACGCCGTCGGGTTGACCCTGAGCGACCAGCAGGCCGACTGGGTGCGCCGGCACTCCCCGGCCGCCGTCGAGGTGCACGTCCAGAACTGGCTGGACCACACCCCGGACGAGCCGTACGACGCGATCATCTCGATCGGCGCGTTCGAGCACTTCGCCCGGGACGGGCTGACCCGCCCCGCCCGGATCGCCGCGTACCGCGAGTTCTTCGCCCGCGCCCGGGGCTGGCTGCCGGCCGGCGCCCGGATCGCCGTCCAGACCAACGTCAAGGGCAACAACGTCCGGATGGACCGGCAGACCGTACGGGACCTGCTGTTCATCATGCAGCGGGTGTTCACCGAGTCGGAGATCCCCGACCTGGCCGAGGTGATCCAGGGCAGCGAGCGGATCTTCGACGTGGTGTCGGTGCGTAACGACCCGGACCACTACGCGCGCACCTGCGCCGAGTGGCTCGCCGGGCTGCGCCGGCACCGCGACCAGGCCCTGGCGCTGGTGGGCGAGGAGCAGGTCGCCGACTACGAGCGGTACCTGTCGTCGACCGTCGGGCACTTCGAACGACGTCACCTCGGCCTGGCCCGCCTGGTGTTCGAGGCCATCTGA
- a CDS encoding acyl carrier protein gives MITVEQVCEMVQKKLRGKNAEGITLGEQTAFDELGLSSLQVADIVYGIEDQLGIEFDPSRAADVKTIGDLVNLANTTAQVQA, from the coding sequence GTGATTACCGTCGAACAGGTCTGCGAAATGGTGCAGAAGAAACTGCGCGGAAAGAACGCCGAGGGGATCACCCTCGGCGAGCAGACGGCCTTCGATGAGTTGGGGCTCTCCAGCCTCCAGGTGGCCGATATCGTCTACGGCATCGAGGACCAGCTCGGTATCGAGTTCGACCCGTCCCGCGCGGCCGACGTCAAGACCATCGGCGACCTGGTGAACCTGGCCAACACCACGGCCCAGGTCCAGGCATAG
- a CDS encoding thiamine pyrophosphate-binding protein has product MDRPGRLVDYLIRSLHQVGVRHIFGVGGANIEDLYDAAHHCDERVRAVVAKHEFSAAAMADGYARVSGRLAVAVSTSGAGAMNLVPGVAEAYASRVPLLAIVGQPPRPLEGRGAFQDTSGLAGSFDAYRLFAEISRYCRRVDDPAEIADVLADAIAATRGVPGGPAVLLLPKDVQQAQVGELPPIGELLARRRTSVAASAARDRAGDRLVELAGAPVLVIAGDEVARREARAELAEFAAALDARVAVVPDGKDVFPNDDPRFVGVAGVIGHPSVTDALRDARLCVLVGTRLPVMARGGLDALLAGTELICFGAEPAFPDHGLHVDGDLRVELRAAVDRLYAARPAPAARPAPEPSADLRFLTVPPFEGEGVLRLRDAVDAIDAAVPDGATVVADAGNAAAGVIHYLATPRHGRFVVALGMGGMGHSMGAGIGAAFATGRRSYVVIGDGGFLMHGMEIHTAVEHDVPVTFVVVNNNAHGMCVTREQLYYADAYTFNEFRPTDLAAGIRGMFPDLPVTHARTPDELRQALADHATSRSPAVVCIDVSPREIPPFVPFLNHLDQSVKPQGAPHDQPVVAVG; this is encoded by the coding sequence ATGGACAGACCGGGCCGGTTAGTCGATTATCTGATCAGATCGTTGCACCAGGTCGGCGTGCGACACATATTCGGCGTCGGTGGCGCCAACATTGAGGACCTGTACGACGCGGCGCACCATTGCGACGAGCGGGTGCGGGCCGTGGTGGCCAAGCACGAGTTCTCCGCCGCCGCGATGGCCGACGGGTACGCCCGGGTCAGCGGCCGGCTCGCGGTGGCCGTGTCGACCTCCGGCGCGGGCGCGATGAACCTGGTCCCCGGCGTCGCCGAGGCGTACGCCTCCCGGGTGCCGCTGCTGGCTATCGTCGGGCAGCCGCCCCGCCCGCTGGAGGGCCGGGGCGCGTTCCAGGACACCAGCGGCCTGGCCGGCTCGTTCGACGCGTACCGGCTGTTCGCCGAGATCAGCCGGTACTGCCGACGGGTGGACGACCCGGCGGAGATCGCCGACGTGCTGGCCGACGCGATCGCCGCCACCCGGGGGGTGCCCGGCGGCCCGGCGGTGCTGCTGCTGCCGAAGGACGTGCAGCAGGCGCAGGTCGGGGAGCTGCCCCCGATCGGCGAACTGCTGGCCCGGCGTCGGACGTCCGTCGCCGCCTCCGCCGCCCGGGACCGGGCCGGCGACCGGCTGGTCGAGCTGGCCGGCGCGCCGGTGCTGGTCATCGCCGGGGACGAGGTGGCCCGCCGGGAGGCCCGCGCCGAGCTGGCCGAGTTCGCCGCCGCGCTGGACGCCCGGGTGGCCGTGGTGCCCGACGGCAAGGACGTCTTCCCCAACGACGACCCCCGGTTCGTCGGGGTCGCCGGGGTGATCGGTCACCCGAGCGTCACCGACGCGCTGCGCGACGCCCGGCTCTGCGTGCTGGTCGGCACCCGGCTGCCGGTGATGGCCCGGGGCGGACTGGACGCCCTGCTGGCCGGCACCGAGCTGATCTGTTTCGGGGCCGAGCCGGCCTTCCCCGACCACGGGCTGCACGTCGACGGCGACCTGCGCGTCGAGCTGCGGGCCGCGGTGGACCGGCTGTACGCCGCCCGCCCCGCGCCGGCCGCGCGACCCGCCCCGGAGCCGTCGGCGGACCTGCGGTTCCTGACCGTGCCGCCGTTCGAGGGCGAGGGCGTGCTCCGGCTGCGGGACGCGGTCGACGCCATCGACGCTGCCGTCCCGGACGGCGCGACGGTGGTCGCGGACGCGGGCAACGCCGCCGCCGGCGTCATCCACTACCTGGCCACGCCCCGGCACGGCCGGTTCGTCGTCGCCCTCGGCATGGGCGGGATGGGGCACAGCATGGGCGCCGGCATCGGGGCGGCGTTCGCCACCGGACGCCGCAGCTACGTGGTGATCGGCGACGGCGGCTTCCTGATGCACGGCATGGAGATCCACACCGCGGTCGAGCACGACGTGCCGGTGACCTTCGTGGTCGTCAACAACAACGCGCACGGCATGTGCGTGACCCGCGAGCAGCTCTACTACGCCGACGCGTACACCTTCAACGAGTTCCGCCCCACCGACCTGGCCGCCGGGATCCGGGGCATGTTCCCCGACCTGCCGGTCACCCACGCCCGCACACCGGACGAACTCCGGCAGGCCCTGGCCGACCACGCGACGTCCCGGTCGCCGGCCGTGGTCTGCATCGACGTGAGTCCGCGGGAGATCCCACCGTTCGTACCGTTCCTCAACCATCTCGACCAGTCCGTGAAGCCCCAAGGAGCACCTCATGACCAGCCCGTCGTCGCCGTTGGCTGA
- a CDS encoding SRPBCC family protein — translation MTSPSSPLADIPNLLRCETTPREAALAKAAEMTHAVYPHDAVYGQFCTVQDYIDCPPEDVFDYLADLRNLDEWTYSTRHFEPVDDSGLHQGWDTLADDTRIYAKVVANREALTVDYHCAWDQGDELWMIYLNRIIPAELVLKKPGTVLVWTNCRHPYYDDNPNKHLVSDPDRVWVGDMWPLFYAGHRAELDNLKAILEYRHARGIPVTGHVVREGVSA, via the coding sequence ATGACCAGCCCGTCGTCGCCGTTGGCTGACATCCCGAACCTGCTGCGCTGTGAGACCACCCCGCGCGAGGCGGCGCTGGCCAAGGCCGCGGAGATGACCCACGCGGTCTACCCCCACGACGCCGTGTACGGGCAGTTCTGCACCGTGCAGGACTACATCGACTGCCCGCCGGAGGACGTCTTCGACTACCTCGCCGACCTGCGCAACCTCGACGAGTGGACGTACAGCACCCGGCACTTCGAGCCGGTGGACGACTCCGGCCTGCACCAGGGCTGGGACACCCTGGCCGACGACACCCGGATCTACGCGAAGGTGGTCGCCAACCGGGAGGCGCTGACCGTCGACTACCACTGCGCCTGGGACCAGGGCGACGAGCTGTGGATGATCTACCTCAACCGGATCATCCCCGCCGAGCTGGTGCTGAAGAAGCCGGGCACGGTGCTGGTCTGGACCAACTGCCGGCACCCGTACTACGACGACAACCCCAACAAGCACCTGGTGTCGGACCCGGACCGGGTCTGGGTCGGCGACATGTGGCCGCTGTTCTACGCCGGCCACCGGGCCGAGCTGGACAACCTCAAGGCCATCCTGGAGTACCGGCACGCCCGGGGCATCCCGGTGACCGGGCACGTGGTCCGCGAAGGGGTGTCCGCGTGA
- a CDS encoding 3-oxoacyl-ACP synthase III family protein has translation MTTPVSLVDLGSALPEAKVATDFYRGADAVLDDSVMFKSPKYRRHIGPEETAADLIVRAARPVLERAKEHGDGPVDLLITNVLLPDLPFTGAGAEVAHRLGQRPEWVLDVHNGGCVSFVYMLKLARQIMQSGGARTALLCNVQNSAGQVFTQPTIRTKSHAPVPGDGCGIGYLRVGDESPVLDVEVRQYVEYATDVGLAFDDDRKYWQPGLSEMDVSFTDSKVAKIIGRGNQLVPEVVTALCDRIGVRTPDIDVLVTNQPNRMFLRNWREALQLKPERHLDTFEEYGNLFGAAVPITLHEAVTDGRVNPGDLLVLAGFAHAGDMAGAAAVRWRADAA, from the coding sequence GTGACCACCCCGGTCAGCCTGGTCGACCTGGGCAGCGCGCTGCCCGAGGCCAAGGTCGCCACCGACTTCTACCGGGGCGCGGACGCCGTCCTGGACGACAGCGTGATGTTCAAGTCGCCGAAGTACCGCCGGCACATCGGCCCGGAGGAGACCGCCGCCGACCTGATCGTCCGGGCCGCCCGGCCGGTGCTGGAGCGGGCGAAGGAACACGGTGACGGGCCGGTGGACCTGCTCATCACCAACGTCCTGCTGCCCGACCTGCCGTTCACCGGGGCCGGCGCGGAGGTCGCCCACCGGCTCGGCCAGCGCCCGGAATGGGTGCTCGACGTGCACAACGGCGGCTGCGTGTCGTTCGTCTACATGCTCAAGCTCGCCAGGCAGATCATGCAGTCCGGCGGGGCCCGGACCGCGTTGCTGTGCAACGTGCAGAACAGCGCCGGCCAGGTGTTCACCCAGCCGACCATCCGCACCAAGTCGCACGCGCCGGTGCCCGGCGACGGCTGCGGGATCGGCTACCTGCGCGTCGGCGACGAGTCCCCGGTCCTCGACGTGGAGGTCCGCCAGTACGTCGAGTACGCCACCGACGTCGGGCTGGCCTTCGACGACGACCGCAAGTACTGGCAGCCGGGGCTGAGCGAGATGGACGTCAGCTTCACCGACTCCAAGGTCGCCAAGATCATCGGTCGGGGCAACCAGCTCGTCCCCGAGGTGGTCACCGCGCTCTGCGACCGGATCGGCGTCCGTACCCCGGACATCGACGTGCTGGTCACCAACCAGCCGAACCGGATGTTCCTCCGCAACTGGCGGGAGGCGCTCCAGCTCAAGCCGGAACGGCACCTGGACACCTTCGAGGAGTACGGCAACCTGTTCGGCGCGGCCGTGCCGATCACCCTGCACGAGGCGGTGACCGACGGCCGGGTCAACCCCGGTGACCTGCTGGTCCTCGCCGGGTTCGCGCACGCCGGGGACATGGCCGGCGCGGCCGCCGTCCGCTGGCGGGCCGACGCGGCGTAG